The Candidatus Woesearchaeota archaeon genome window below encodes:
- a CDS encoding GNAT family N-acetyltransferase has protein sequence MSLEIIARQLPEDYVSDQQALADLDFIVTLGFELFGTLANTGSKLEYAEEVILPHLNDPDTYYMIALKDKKPVGYCIYQRITEDGDREYYTDCLTKSEVNIIFAEPSFCITDLGVTAEERRNGVGRELMKYALEQIKALGGKQVYATCWKGEQGQSLSLVKNVGFVELVSQKYDNSDHGVIVMKNIN, from the coding sequence ATGAGCTTAGAAATCATAGCAAGACAATTACCTGAAGATTATGTATCTGATCAACAAGCATTAGCAGATTTAGATTTTATTGTTACCTTAGGATTTGAACTCTTCGGAACACTTGCAAATACAGGATCTAAATTAGAATATGCTGAAGAAGTTATATTACCTCATCTTAATGATCCCGATACTTATTATATGATTGCTTTGAAAGATAAAAAACCTGTTGGTTATTGTATCTATCAACGAATAACAGAAGACGGTGATAGAGAATATTATACAGATTGTTTAACGAAATCTGAAGTTAATATAATATTTGCAGAACCAAGTTTTTGCATTACAGATCTTGGTGTTACAGCTGAAGAAAGGCGTAATGGTGTAGGAAGAGAATTGATGAAATATGCATTGGAGCAAATTAAAGCGTTAGGTGGAAAACAGGTTTATGCAACGTGCTGGAAAGGAGAACAAGGCCAATCATTATCTTTAGTTAAGAATGTGGGATTTGTTGAGCTTGTTAGTCAAAAGTATGATAATAGCGATCATGGCGTTATAGTGATGAAAAACATTAACTAA
- a CDS encoding ATP-dependent helicase, with product MSITHKQTPNTKEELDHILNPLMKQWFYSRFKEYSLPQLYGVMEIHSRNNILISAPTGATKTLTGFMAILNELVDCAEKGILQDKVYCIYISPLKALNEDIKVNLVTPLEQIEAIAAKKLGIRVSVRTGDTTANEKSKMLTKPPHILITTPESLAIMLSSVKFREHLKGVSWCILDEIHALAENKRGVHLSLSVERLHYLSPGMTRVGLSATVAPLDEIAKYLVGYHYDDKKTEWKENSCKIVDVQFIKQLDLQVISPAKDLINIRYKEMHDKLYELVHTLVQEHKTTLIFTNTRAATERVVHYLKEMYPKDYYENIGAHHGSLSKEHRHEIEQNLRDGKLKVVVCSTSLELGIDIGFIDLVLCLGSPKSVARALQRIGRSGHQLHATTKGRIIVLDRDDLVECSVLLKSAVEKRIDKIQIPKGALDVLIQHLFGMALEQDWEEKELFKVVRQSYCYNQVTSEDLNELLDYLAGKFISLEDRHVYAKIWRENGKIGRRGRMSRVIYMTNIGTIPDQTGIKVKMGEKVIGTIDEGFLERLKKRDVFVLGGNTYEFRFARGMTAVVDASSGKPPTVPSWASEMLPLSFDLAIEIGKFRRLMLEKFTNKRSKEEIMQFLNDYLYVDKNAAEAIYHYFEDQYRYVKIMPTDKLILVEHYNNKEGDHKIIFHTLYGRRVNDVLSRAVGFAIGRTQHRDVEIGMNDNGFYVNYEKKVDALSAFKLLKHHKIRLVMENALATSEVLRRRFRHCAGRALMILRNYRGHQKNVGRQQVSSMLLLNAVRRISDNFCVLREARREVLEDLMDIEHAEFVLAQINEKKIEIREIQTSVPSPFAFNLALQGVVDILKMEDRTEFLRKMHEMVKAKIMLGRAV from the coding sequence ATGTCCATCACCCATAAACAAACACCCAATACCAAAGAAGAACTAGACCATATTCTCAATCCTTTGATGAAACAATGGTTTTACAGCAGGTTTAAAGAATACTCTCTCCCTCAATTATATGGTGTTATGGAAATTCATAGCAGGAATAATATTCTCATTTCTGCACCAACTGGCGCAACGAAAACATTAACTGGTTTCATGGCTATTCTCAATGAATTAGTTGACTGCGCAGAAAAAGGAATTTTGCAGGACAAAGTGTACTGCATTTATATCTCTCCGTTAAAAGCTTTGAATGAAGATATTAAAGTTAATTTAGTGACACCTTTGGAACAAATTGAAGCAATTGCTGCTAAAAAATTAGGTATTCGCGTCAGTGTAAGAACTGGTGACACTACAGCAAATGAAAAATCAAAAATGCTTACTAAACCTCCGCATATTTTGATTACAACACCAGAAAGTTTAGCAATTATGCTGAGCAGTGTTAAATTCAGAGAACATTTGAAAGGCGTATCATGGTGTATTCTTGATGAAATTCATGCATTGGCTGAAAACAAACGTGGGGTCCATCTTTCTTTGTCTGTTGAACGTTTGCACTATTTATCACCAGGTATGACCAGAGTTGGGTTGTCAGCAACAGTTGCTCCATTGGATGAAATTGCAAAATATCTTGTAGGGTATCATTACGACGATAAAAAAACAGAGTGGAAAGAAAACAGTTGTAAGATTGTTGATGTGCAATTTATCAAGCAGTTAGATCTCCAAGTTATTTCACCAGCAAAAGATCTTATCAATATACGCTACAAAGAAATGCATGATAAATTGTACGAACTTGTTCATACGTTAGTTCAGGAACATAAAACAACCTTAATATTCACCAATACGCGGGCTGCAACTGAGCGTGTTGTCCATTATTTAAAGGAGATGTATCCAAAAGATTATTATGAAAATATTGGCGCTCATCATGGCAGTTTAAGCAAAGAGCATCGTCATGAAATTGAGCAAAACTTGCGTGATGGCAAATTAAAAGTGGTTGTGTGTTCAACATCGCTGGAATTGGGGATTGATATCGGTTTTATTGATCTTGTGCTTTGCCTTGGCAGTCCGAAATCTGTTGCCCGCGCTCTTCAACGGATTGGAAGATCAGGACATCAGTTGCATGCAACAACAAAAGGAAGAATCATTGTTTTAGACAGAGATGATTTAGTTGAATGTTCAGTCTTGTTAAAATCTGCTGTTGAAAAAAGAATTGACAAAATACAAATTCCAAAGGGAGCGTTGGATGTCTTGATCCAGCATCTTTTTGGCATGGCATTAGAACAAGATTGGGAAGAAAAAGAATTATTCAAAGTAGTCAGACAAAGTTATTGTTATAATCAAGTTACCTCTGAAGATCTTAATGAATTGTTGGATTATCTGGCGGGTAAATTTATTTCACTGGAAGACAGGCATGTCTATGCTAAAATCTGGCGTGAAAACGGCAAAATAGGCAGACGCGGCAGGATGTCGCGTGTTATTTATATGACTAATATAGGGACCATTCCTGATCAAACAGGGATTAAAGTAAAAATGGGAGAAAAAGTTATTGGCACTATTGATGAAGGTTTCCTTGAACGGCTTAAAAAAAGAGATGTATTCGTCCTTGGTGGGAATACGTATGAGTTCAGATTTGCACGCGGCATGACTGCAGTCGTCGATGCTTCTAGTGGTAAACCGCCAACAGTTCCTTCATGGGCAAGTGAAATGCTGCCATTAAGTTTTGATCTTGCCATTGAAATTGGCAAATTCAGACGATTAATGCTCGAGAAATTCACGAACAAACGATCAAAAGAGGAAATCATGCAATTTCTTAATGATTATCTTTATGTTGACAAAAACGCTGCTGAAGCAATCTATCATTATTTTGAAGATCAATACCGTTATGTCAAAATAATGCCCACTGATAAGCTTATTCTAGTTGAACACTACAATAATAAAGAAGGAGACCACAAGATTATATTTCATACCTTGTATGGACGACGTGTTAATGACGTTTTGTCGCGAGCAGTAGGGTTTGCTATTGGAAGAACTCAACATCGCGATGTTGAGATTGGGATGAATGACAATGGGTTTTATGTTAATTATGAAAAGAAAGTTGATGCACTTTCTGCGTTCAAACTGTTAAAACATCATAAAATACGATTAGTAATGGAAAATGCTTTAGCTACTTCTGAAGTGCTACGGAGACGATTCAGGCATTGTGCTGGCAGAGCATTGATGATTTTAAGGAATTATAGGGGGCATCAGAAAAATGTAGGCAGGCAGCAAGTAAGTTCTATGCTCTTACTCAATGCAGTCCGAAGAATTTCAGATAATTTCTGCGTACTGCGTGAAGCCAGACGTGAAGTTTTGGAAGATTTAATGGATATTGAGCATGCTGAGTTTGTTTTAGCTCAAATTAATGAAAAAAAGATTGAAATCAGAGAGATTCAAACCAGTGTACCGAGTCCTTTTGCTTTTAATTTAGCATTGCAGGGTGTGGTTGATATTTTAAAAATGGAAGATAGAACTGAATTCCTGCGAAAAATGCATGAGATGGTCAAAGCAAAGATCATGTTAGGCAGGGCAGTGTGA
- a CDS encoding TPM domain-containing protein gives MNGKKTSKEKLYFWLIILCVLIVGSIESVLVIAESPSQTLIKQYVNDYGNILTPEQEQNITVILEKLQTQDKAEIAIVTINTLDSNDIKDYAFKLANNVLGYKEKNNGLLLLIVVKDKKYRFEVGRGLEPYLPDLQMKIIGDDYLVPQFKQGNYYQGIYDSVVAINNKLMPEDQQIALESTARQNNSNIHPGILLAIVIIFFILLITRFVASYTQAKSPSIVQKKGRSQNNLFEAALLAAVLTRGGRGGLGGGGFGGFGGGSFGGGGAGGSW, from the coding sequence ATGAATGGAAAAAAGACTTCAAAAGAAAAGCTCTATTTTTGGTTAATAATTCTCTGTGTTTTAATAGTAGGATCTATTGAATCAGTCCTAGTTATTGCTGAATCACCATCTCAAACACTTATTAAACAATATGTTAATGATTATGGTAACATCCTAACACCTGAACAGGAACAAAATATCACCGTTATTCTTGAAAAACTTCAAACACAGGACAAAGCTGAAATTGCGATAGTTACTATAAATACTCTTGATAGCAATGATATCAAAGATTATGCATTTAAACTTGCAAACAATGTTCTTGGCTATAAAGAAAAAAATAATGGATTGTTGTTATTGATTGTTGTTAAAGACAAAAAATATCGTTTTGAAGTTGGAAGAGGTTTGGAACCTTATTTACCTGATTTACAGATGAAAATAATTGGAGATGATTATTTAGTTCCTCAATTTAAACAAGGAAATTATTATCAGGGGATTTATGACAGCGTTGTTGCAATTAACAACAAACTTATGCCTGAAGATCAGCAGATTGCATTAGAAAGCACTGCTCGTCAGAATAACAGCAATATTCATCCAGGGATTTTACTGGCAATAGTGATTATCTTCTTTATTTTACTTATAACTCGCTTTGTAGCGAGCTATACGCAAGCAAAATCACCAAGTATTGTTCAAAAAAAAGGACGCTCTCAAAATAACCTCTTCGAAGCTGCATTACTGGCAGCAGTTTTAACCAGAGGAGGGAGGGGAGGATTAGGTGGAGGAGGATTTGGAGGATTTGGTGGTGGAAGTTTTGGAGGAGGAGGAGCTGGAGGAAGCTGGTAA
- a CDS encoding zf-TFIIB domain-containing protein, translated as MCFEKIKQMITGKKQLHEQYGEQLLLCPRCSVEMEKIKKGEVIIDLCKHCNGMWLDDNEINKLVSLAKKQKNRLQPKNRKDKIHKL; from the coding sequence ATGTGTTTTGAAAAAATAAAACAAATGATAACAGGTAAAAAACAACTGCATGAGCAGTATGGCGAACAATTGTTGTTATGTCCGCGCTGCAGTGTAGAAATGGAGAAAATTAAAAAAGGAGAGGTAATTATTGACCTATGCAAGCACTGCAATGGTATGTGGCTAGATGATAATGAGATCAATAAGTTGGTTTCATTAGCAAAGAAACAAAAAAATAGGCTTCAACCAAAAAATAGAAAAGATAAGATACATAAACTCTAG
- a CDS encoding LemA family protein, translating into MPLEPATKRTWLPWAIVGGVVVLLLLIVMGSYNGLVGKQETVDEKWANVETAYQRRADLVPNLVETVKGAANFEQKLLTDITEARASIGKAENPKTLQQAGVNLDSAIARLLVAVEAYPDLKASQAYRDLMVQLEGTENRIKVDRDEFNKAVKEYNVKVRRFPSNMIAKWFDFETRESFAAEEGAEKAPDVSFT; encoded by the coding sequence ATGCCTTTAGAACCAGCAACTAAAAGAACATGGTTGCCATGGGCAATAGTTGGTGGCGTTGTTGTATTATTATTGTTGATAGTTATGGGTTCATACAATGGATTAGTTGGCAAGCAAGAAACAGTTGATGAGAAATGGGCAAATGTTGAAACAGCTTATCAGCGGAGAGCTGATCTTGTCCCTAATCTTGTTGAAACAGTAAAAGGAGCTGCTAATTTCGAGCAGAAATTGTTAACAGATATTACTGAAGCACGGGCAAGCATTGGTAAAGCTGAAAATCCAAAGACATTGCAGCAGGCAGGTGTTAATTTAGATTCTGCAATTGCACGATTATTAGTCGCTGTAGAAGCTTATCCTGATCTTAAGGCAAGCCAGGCATATCGTGATCTAATGGTGCAATTAGAAGGAACAGAAAACAGAATAAAGGTAGATAGGGATGAATTTAACAAAGCTGTTAAAGAATATAATGTCAAAGTTAGAAGATTCCCTTCGAATATGATTGCAAAATGGTTTGATTTTGAAACACGCGAATCATTTGCAGCAGAAGAAGGAGCTGAAAAAGCACCTGATGTTAGCTTTACATAA
- a CDS encoding protein-L-isoaspartate(D-aspartate) O-methyltransferase: MHGLEEKKELLIAYWRERYSFTEAELEAFKAIQREEFMPKEFQAFAYQDTALPILRGKTISQPTTVMLMTHALELQLGEKVFEVGTGSGYQTALLAELVGTKGKVISCEVIPELVDFARENLKKAGITNVTIFEEDGSKGFPSEAPFDKIIITAASLEFPKELIEQLNVSGIIVGPVGDRDEQEMVKGIKQNNGKLALEFLGQFLFSPLYGRYGFEV, translated from the coding sequence ATGCACGGCTTAGAAGAAAAAAAAGAGCTTCTTATTGCTTATTGGAGAGAGCGTTATAGCTTTACTGAAGCAGAGCTCGAAGCATTTAAAGCTATACAACGAGAAGAGTTTATGCCGAAAGAATTTCAAGCATTTGCTTATCAAGATACTGCATTACCTATTTTACGAGGCAAAACAATCTCTCAGCCAACAACAGTTATGCTTATGACCCATGCTCTTGAATTACAATTAGGAGAAAAGGTATTTGAGGTTGGAACTGGCTCAGGTTATCAAACAGCGCTTCTTGCAGAATTGGTGGGAACTAAGGGAAAAGTTATTAGTTGTGAAGTGATTCCTGAATTAGTAGATTTTGCCCGTGAAAATTTGAAAAAAGCTGGAATTACTAATGTAACTATTTTTGAAGAAGACGGTTCTAAGGGTTTTCCAAGTGAAGCTCCCTTTGATAAAATCATCATAACTGCTGCTTCATTAGAATTTCCAAAAGAATTGATTGAACAATTAAATGTAAGCGGCATTATTGTCGGTCCAGTAGGAGATAGGGATGAACAGGAGATGGTGAAAGGAATTAAGCAAAACAATGGAAAGCTTGCATTAGAATTTTTAGGACAATTTTTGTTTTCTCCGTTATATGGAAGATATGGGTTTGAAGTTTAA
- a CDS encoding DedA family protein, whose product MVLSWINQIIAFAAVKITEFISALGYFGVFILMVFESMVIPIPSELVLPFAGFLASNGTFNLVIVILVSAIASLTGSLISYYMGLRGGNKLIAKYGRYFFVDLADLAKTEKWFAEKGEKTVLISRFLPVVRHLISIPAGIAKMDLKKFCIYTLLGASLWDSFLILLGYYLGQKWEEVKHYSEYFSLPSIIILVCLGSYYLYHHIKNKRQNQQLEQQFQK is encoded by the coding sequence ATGGTTTTATCATGGATTAATCAAATAATTGCTTTTGCTGCAGTAAAAATTACAGAATTTATTTCTGCCTTAGGTTATTTTGGTGTCTTTATTTTAATGGTTTTTGAAAGTATGGTTATTCCGATTCCTTCAGAATTAGTACTGCCATTTGCAGGATTTCTAGCATCAAATGGGACTTTCAATTTAGTAATAGTCATCTTAGTAAGCGCAATTGCAAGTTTAACCGGCTCGCTAATATCTTATTACATGGGATTGCGTGGTGGAAATAAATTAATTGCAAAATATGGCAGATATTTTTTTGTTGATTTAGCGGATTTAGCAAAAACTGAAAAATGGTTTGCAGAAAAAGGAGAAAAAACTGTCTTAATCAGCAGGTTTCTGCCTGTTGTCCGGCATTTAATTTCTATTCCTGCCGGAATCGCAAAAATGGATCTTAAAAAATTTTGCATTTATACCTTACTTGGCGCCAGCTTATGGGATAGTTTCTTGATCTTACTAGGTTATTACCTTGGCCAGAAATGGGAAGAGGTTAAGCATTATTCTGAATATTTCAGTTTGCCTTCTATTATTATCTTAGTATGTTTAGGAAGCTATTATCTCTATCACCATATTAAAAACAAACGGCAAAATCAACAATTAGAACAGCAATTTCAGAAATAA
- a CDS encoding nucleotidyltransferase domain-containing protein, translated as MATPSKELNVLQLILENSPLKEWHFEEVVKLSKVTRIVANKWLKKYIKEGLLKRIKQKGKFPYFTVGSNNAVYYSFKKIYLLEQFHKSGLLPKLFSLKNAKTIIVFGSSIKGDWYKNSDIDIFIYGNTGEFDKNIYELRLNKHIELHIFENKNELEEIKTGLIKNVINGYVVKGQIQDIAEVA; from the coding sequence ATGGCAACCCCGAGTAAAGAACTAAATGTGTTACAGTTGATTTTAGAAAATAGCCCCTTGAAAGAATGGCATTTTGAAGAGGTAGTTAAACTGTCAAAAGTGACCAGAATAGTTGCAAATAAATGGCTCAAAAAATATATCAAAGAAGGTTTGCTCAAAAGGATTAAACAAAAAGGAAAATTCCCTTATTTCACGGTAGGAAGCAATAATGCTGTTTATTATTCTTTTAAAAAAATTTATTTATTAGAACAGTTTCATAAAAGCGGATTATTGCCTAAACTATTTTCTTTGAAGAATGCTAAAACAATTATTGTTTTTGGGAGTTCAATTAAAGGAGATTGGTATAAAAATTCAGATATTGATATTTTTATTTATGGTAATACTGGTGAGTTTGACAAAAATATTTATGAACTCAGATTAAATAAACATATTGAATTGCACATTTTTGAAAATAAAAATGAACTGGAAGAAATTAAAACAGGATTAATAAAAAATGTGATTAATGGTTACGTGGTAAAAGGTCAGATTCAGGACATTGCTGAGGTGGCTTAG
- a CDS encoding diphthamide synthesis protein — protein sequence MKTLFIEAKSDVKAELPKAVLQQIKQKTTSIGLFTTVQFFDNLDNLKKQLSDTGIEVRTYLGPHSKYEGQILGCTIMNFDCSAFLYVGDGKFHPEALVIKNPNKEVFCFDPFTKEFKTLDKTTIEKGIQRQKAGLALFYTKQKIGVIVSTKPGQFHLRKARELKQQFPNKKIFIFVGNTIDFDQLENFPFVEVWVNTACPRISYTDHMKFPKPVVDIDEIFKLERAR from the coding sequence ATGAAAACCCTCTTTATCGAAGCAAAATCCGATGTTAAGGCAGAGCTGCCAAAGGCTGTTTTACAACAAATAAAGCAGAAAACAACTAGTATTGGATTGTTCACTACAGTTCAATTCTTTGACAATCTCGATAATTTAAAAAAACAGCTATCTGATACAGGCATCGAAGTAAGAACATATCTTGGACCTCACAGTAAATATGAAGGCCAGATTCTTGGGTGCACTATTATGAATTTTGATTGCAGCGCGTTTCTCTATGTTGGCGATGGCAAATTTCATCCTGAAGCATTAGTTATTAAAAATCCCAATAAAGAAGTATTCTGTTTTGATCCATTTACCAAAGAATTTAAAACACTTGACAAAACAACAATTGAAAAAGGAATCCAGCGGCAAAAAGCAGGCTTGGCATTATTTTATACCAAACAAAAGATTGGTGTAATTGTTTCAACAAAACCAGGGCAATTTCACCTGCGAAAAGCGCGTGAATTAAAACAGCAATTTCCAAATAAAAAAATATTTATTTTTGTCGGCAATACCATTGATTTTGACCAATTAGAAAATTTCCCTTTTGTCGAAGTATGGGTAAATACAGCTTGCCCAAGGATATCCTATACTGATCATATGAAGTTTCCAAAACCTGTCGTAGACATTGATGAGATATTTAAGTTGGAAAGAGCGAGATAA
- a CDS encoding GAF domain-containing protein, which yields MQKSKVITEEIISQHFTIVPGLIKRINHAKQLDEVLHFIEEHLKQFVFFDICSLALIDEAQQTFSIYPIKESPSDVISHECKYHEVSFNKTFLSEVCLTPQEKIIVFDQLPSKKYDQMLFNQGIRCILVVPLEVEEKILGALFVGSAMENYYCNEHISVIKSINEIIALSLDKFFFIQKLRQSKEEYQALFEYISDSVIIIDNTNSPVLINRNFNLLTGYTQEYLKTCSSFLDIFTPESRNTVKSYCEAFRISSTNDIIPNKCVVELITKQNTRINVELSFGIIPETGKLIISLRDITKRIKIAKDLEKRNTYLKTLYELSSQLQSNIDLPERLTIGIKTFKKLGFDRVRIYLRDKQENVLNGAMSSYISTSEFSKVKIPIIPSFEKAYHCATKKTPIIVNEETATELNKYLGKTQIKQSASLPLISKGTMIGMISLDNKYSKELITKSQITALMTFAHQLGVSIENANLYQQNIQRLNRLSAMYAVTKKAVETMDIDAVLQEITKEIVSLFHIDYCSILLYDDYSRRLLARSTYNLDKEYCETVGYKVGDGVSGKAYQEKQIVYVRNVQEEPLYTIKEYAQRLNLFSMLSVPLIIGESAIGVVNVYTKKERRYTPNELQFLSMLSQQAAIMIKNSDLYSHIKTDKENFSALLEISQLISSTLELDSLLSIILDKTIELTKADSASLLLLDNDYLKVKLCKGFDQYYKDTFTLKKTEGIAGIVVKTGEPIIVRNVSQHPNYISIHTATVSEATIPLIQDNKVIGILDLESQHYDNFSKYKNALQILTNQISVALEKSKLYGEISTFNKKLRNEIYQATGELRKKNEELTKMDKLKSDFVSNVSHELRTPLTSIKGYSLLMKTEKLGSITKEQQESLGIVCEEADRLTRLINDILDLSRLENRKMELRKTPLHLAAIAEDVITTMRMLGEEKNITITLNSHEKLPLIMGSKDLIKQVFVNLLGNAIKFTPEGGNIIITLLKNNNLLEISIKDTGQGIPPEYHDKLFDKFFQVDSSMTRQHGGTGLGLPISKHIVEQHGGTIWVISEVGKGSEFKFTLPIMTVDDEGYA from the coding sequence GTGCAAAAGTCAAAGGTTATTACCGAAGAGATCATATCTCAGCATTTTACCATAGTCCCAGGACTTATAAAGCGCATCAATCACGCAAAACAACTCGATGAAGTATTGCATTTTATTGAGGAGCATCTCAAACAATTCGTTTTTTTTGATATATGCAGTTTGGCACTGATTGATGAAGCTCAGCAAACATTTAGCATTTACCCCATCAAAGAATCACCCTCGGATGTTATTTCTCATGAATGCAAATATCATGAAGTTTCTTTTAACAAAACATTTCTTTCAGAAGTGTGTTTAACTCCTCAAGAAAAAATAATAGTCTTTGATCAATTGCCTTCTAAAAAATATGACCAGATGCTTTTTAACCAAGGGATCAGGTGCATTCTGGTTGTTCCTTTAGAAGTGGAAGAAAAAATCTTGGGAGCACTTTTTGTGGGCAGCGCCATGGAAAACTATTATTGCAATGAACATATTTCTGTCATAAAAAGTATAAATGAGATTATTGCATTGTCTTTGGATAAATTCTTTTTTATTCAAAAATTAAGGCAATCAAAAGAGGAATATCAGGCATTATTTGAATATATTAGTGATTCAGTGATTATTATTGATAATACCAACTCTCCTGTTTTAATCAATCGAAATTTTAATCTTTTAACAGGATATACTCAAGAGTATCTAAAAACATGCAGTTCTTTCTTGGATATATTTACTCCTGAATCAAGAAATACGGTTAAATCTTATTGCGAGGCTTTTCGTATAAGCTCAACTAATGACATCATTCCTAATAAATGCGTTGTAGAACTTATTACTAAACAAAATACCAGGATCAATGTTGAACTTAGTTTTGGCATTATTCCTGAAACGGGAAAATTAATTATTTCTCTGAGAGATATTACCAAGCGAATTAAAATTGCCAAAGATTTGGAAAAAAGAAATACCTATTTAAAAACATTATACGAACTGAGCAGCCAGCTTCAGAGTAATATCGATCTTCCTGAACGTCTTACTATTGGCATTAAGACCTTTAAAAAATTAGGTTTTGATCGTGTAAGAATTTATCTTCGTGACAAGCAAGAAAATGTGCTTAATGGCGCAATGTCTTCTTACATCAGTACTTCTGAATTTTCTAAAGTTAAAATTCCGATCATACCTTCTTTTGAAAAAGCATATCACTGCGCAACAAAAAAAACGCCTATTATTGTTAATGAAGAAACAGCGACAGAACTTAATAAATATCTTGGTAAAACACAGATCAAACAATCAGCAAGCCTTCCGCTAATAAGCAAGGGAACTATGATCGGAATGATTAGTCTCGACAACAAATACAGCAAAGAACTTATCACTAAGTCGCAAATAACTGCCCTCATGACGTTCGCGCATCAACTGGGTGTAAGTATCGAAAATGCAAATCTGTACCAACAAAACATTCAACGATTAAATAGGCTTTCAGCAATGTATGCAGTTACTAAAAAAGCAGTGGAAACTATGGACATTGATGCAGTATTGCAAGAAATCACCAAGGAAATTGTTTCGTTATTTCATATAGACTATTGCTCAATTCTGCTTTATGATGATTATAGCAGACGATTGCTTGCTCGTTCAACGTACAATCTTGATAAGGAATATTGCGAGACCGTAGGGTATAAAGTTGGTGATGGCGTATCCGGCAAAGCTTATCAGGAAAAACAAATAGTTTATGTACGCAATGTTCAAGAAGAGCCATTATACACCATTAAAGAATATGCGCAAAGATTAAATCTGTTTAGTATGCTGAGCGTTCCCCTTATTATCGGCGAATCTGCAATTGGCGTTGTTAATGTTTACACAAAAAAAGAGCGCCGATACACCCCCAATGAATTGCAGTTCCTCAGCATGCTTTCCCAACAAGCAGCAATCATGATCAAAAATTCAGATCTTTATTCTCATATTAAAACAGATAAAGAAAATTTCTCAGCGCTTCTTGAGATAAGCCAGCTCATTAGTTCAACACTGGAACTTGATAGCCTCTTGTCAATTATACTTGATAAAACAATTGAATTAACTAAAGCTGATAGCGCTTCATTGCTCTTGCTTGATAACGATTATCTTAAAGTGAAGCTTTGCAAGGGATTTGACCAATATTACAAAGATACGTTTACTTTGAAAAAAACAGAAGGCATAGCTGGTATTGTTGTTAAAACTGGTGAACCTATTATTGTAAGAAATGTTTCGCAGCATCCAAATTACATTAGTATCCATACAGCTACTGTTTCAGAAGCAACAATTCCTCTGATTCAAGACAATAAAGTTATTGGGATTTTAGATCTTGAAAGCCAGCATTATGATAATTTTTCAAAATATAAAAATGCGCTTCAGATTTTAACTAATCAAATCAGTGTTGCTTTGGAAAAATCGAAGTTATATGGTGAAATAAGCACTTTTAATAAAAAATTGCGCAACGAAATTTATCAAGCTACCGGAGAACTAAGAAAAAAGAATGAAGAACTTACTAAAATGGACAAGTTGAAATCAGATTTTGTAAGCAATGTCAGTCATGAACTAAGGACTCCTTTAACCAGCATTAAAGGTTACAGTCTCTTAATGAAAACAGAAAAATTGGGTTCAATTACAAAAGAGCAGCAAGAGTCACTGGGTATTGTTTGCGAAGAAGCAGACCGCCTTACACGATTGATTAACGATATTCTTGATTTATCACGGCTTGAAAACAGAAAAATGGAATTACGGAAAACTCCTCTTCATTTAGCCGCTATTGCAGAAGATGTTATTACTACTATGCGTATGCTTGGGGAAGAAAAGAATATAACTATTACGCTGAATAGTCATGAAAAGTTGCCTTTGATTATGGGAAGCAAAGATCTTATTAAACAAGTATTTGTTAATCTGTTAGGCAATGCAATTAAATTTACACCGGAAGGTGGAAATATAATTATAACTCTGCTCAAAAATAACAATCTTCTTGAGATCTCAATTAAAGATACTGGTCAAGGAATTCCTCCAGAATATCATGATAAATTATTTGATAAATTTTTTCAAGTAGATTCTTCTATGACAAGGCAGCATGGCGGCACTGGTTTAGGTTTGCCTATTTCTAAACATATTGTCGAACAACATGGCGGCACTATTTGGGTGATTTCTGAGGTTGGCAAAGGAAGTGAATTCAAATTCACCTTGCCTATAATGACTGTTGATGATGAAGGATATGCATAG